The following coding sequences are from one Burkholderia stabilis window:
- the zwf gene encoding glucose-6-phosphate dehydrogenase, whose amino-acid sequence MTNQPTQTGADRPVDMIIFGGGGDLAARKLLPALYMAHLHCNLPPETRIIAVGRRDWGIDGYRKFMDEQSRPFIDEKAFDAEAWSRFLDLFKYVLIDVNAPDDYLRLAEAARGDAIRVFYLSTSPELFTTICDNLSAARLVDARSRVVLEKPLGHDLASAKAINDAVGKHFEESQIYRIDHYLGKETVQNLMVLRFGNPIFGPLWQAPSIRSVQITVAETVGVGSRAGFYDHTGALRDMVQNHLLQLLCIVAMEPPVSLDPDAVRDEKLKVLRSLRPMTLSDVARDTVRGQYTAGAVDGQPVKGYLEEDNVPADSRAETFVALRAHINNWRWANVPFFLRTGKRLQRRQSEIVIEFADMPFSIIPTGPRHYSNRLVIQLQPEESIQLQMLAKEPGSGMKMVPVSLNLDLQQAIPERRAEAYERLLIDVIRGRLTHFMRRDELEAAWSWAEPILDGWKQLGDRPRLYTAGTFGPAASSALLARDGMAWSEEA is encoded by the coding sequence ATGACGAATCAGCCTACCCAGACCGGAGCCGATCGGCCCGTCGACATGATCATCTTCGGCGGCGGCGGCGACCTGGCCGCCCGCAAGCTGTTGCCCGCGCTGTACATGGCGCACCTGCACTGCAACCTTCCGCCCGAAACGCGCATCATCGCCGTCGGCCGCCGCGACTGGGGCATCGACGGCTATCGCAAGTTCATGGACGAGCAGTCGCGCCCGTTCATCGACGAGAAAGCGTTCGACGCCGAAGCGTGGAGCCGTTTCCTCGACCTGTTCAAGTACGTGCTGATCGACGTGAACGCGCCGGACGACTACCTGCGGCTCGCCGAAGCGGCGCGCGGCGACGCGATCCGCGTGTTCTACCTGTCGACGTCGCCGGAGCTGTTCACGACGATCTGCGACAACCTGTCGGCCGCGCGCCTCGTCGACGCGCGCTCGCGCGTCGTCCTCGAAAAACCGCTGGGCCACGATCTCGCGTCCGCGAAGGCGATCAACGATGCGGTCGGCAAGCACTTCGAGGAATCGCAGATCTATCGGATCGACCACTATCTCGGCAAGGAAACCGTGCAGAACCTGATGGTGCTGCGCTTCGGCAACCCGATCTTCGGGCCGCTGTGGCAGGCGCCGAGCATCCGCAGCGTGCAGATCACGGTGGCGGAGACGGTCGGCGTCGGCAGCCGCGCGGGCTTCTACGACCATACCGGCGCGCTGCGCGACATGGTGCAGAACCACCTGCTGCAACTGCTGTGCATCGTCGCGATGGAGCCGCCCGTGTCGCTCGACCCGGACGCGGTGCGCGACGAGAAGCTGAAGGTGCTGCGCTCGCTGCGGCCGATGACGCTGTCGGACGTCGCGCGCGACACGGTGCGCGGCCAGTACACGGCCGGCGCGGTCGACGGCCAGCCGGTCAAGGGCTACCTGGAAGAAGACAACGTGCCGGCGGACAGCCGCGCGGAAACCTTCGTCGCGCTGCGCGCGCACATCAACAACTGGCGCTGGGCGAACGTGCCGTTCTTCCTGCGCACGGGCAAGCGGCTGCAGCGCCGCCAGTCGGAAATCGTGATCGAGTTCGCGGACATGCCGTTCTCGATCATCCCGACCGGCCCGCGCCATTACAGCAACCGCCTCGTGATCCAGCTCCAGCCGGAAGAGTCGATCCAGCTGCAGATGCTCGCGAAGGAGCCGGGCAGCGGGATGAAGATGGTGCCGGTGAGCCTGAACCTCGACCTGCAGCAGGCGATTCCGGAACGGCGCGCGGAAGCATACGAACGGCTGCTGATCGACGTGATCCGCGGCCGCCTCACGCACTTCATGCGCCGCGACGAGCTCGAGGCCGCATGGTCGTGGGCAGAGCCGATCCTCGACGGCTGGAAGCAGCTCGGCGATCGTCCGCGCCTTTATACGGCCGGCACGTTCGGGCCCGCGGCTTCGTCGGCGCTGCTCGCGCGCGACGGCATGGCGTGGTCCGAAGAGGCGTAA
- a CDS encoding LysR family transcriptional regulator, producing the protein MKITLDELQAFAAVVDTGSITAAAQQLDLTVSAASRTLARLEEKLKTTLLRRTTRRLELTEEGRAFLQDARAIIESVESAEEQMLARREMPSGRLRVDAATPFMLHVIVPLVRGYRERFPKVELELNSNEGIIDLLERRTDVAIRIGRLKDSTLHSRKIGTSSLRMLASPAYLDAHGQPRKVEDLGKHTLIGFTQPESLNVWPVLGPDGEPYRIEPDIWSSNGETVRQLALEGAGIACLSDFMTAQDRESGRLTQLFARQTLDVQQPIHAVYYRNTAISSRIASFVDYLIEALGGGSSGTDTPARRKAVWMAPQ; encoded by the coding sequence ATGAAGATCACGCTCGACGAACTCCAGGCCTTTGCCGCCGTGGTCGACACCGGCTCGATCACCGCTGCGGCCCAGCAGCTCGACCTCACCGTATCGGCCGCGAGCCGCACGCTCGCGCGGCTCGAGGAGAAGCTGAAGACCACGCTGCTGCGCCGGACCACGCGCCGGCTCGAACTGACCGAGGAAGGGCGCGCGTTCCTGCAGGATGCGCGCGCGATCATCGAGTCGGTCGAGAGCGCGGAAGAGCAGATGCTCGCGCGGCGCGAAATGCCGTCGGGGCGCCTGCGCGTCGATGCCGCGACGCCGTTCATGCTGCACGTGATCGTGCCGCTCGTGCGCGGCTATCGCGAACGCTTCCCGAAGGTCGAGCTGGAGCTGAACAGCAACGAAGGGATCATCGACCTGCTGGAGCGGCGCACCGACGTCGCGATCCGGATCGGCCGCCTGAAGGATTCGACGCTGCACAGCCGGAAGATCGGGACCAGCAGCCTGCGGATGCTGGCGAGCCCGGCCTATCTCGATGCGCACGGCCAGCCGCGCAAGGTCGAGGATCTCGGCAAGCACACGCTGATCGGCTTCACGCAGCCCGAATCGCTGAACGTGTGGCCGGTGCTCGGCCCGGACGGCGAGCCGTATCGGATCGAGCCGGACATCTGGTCGTCGAACGGCGAAACGGTCAGGCAACTCGCGCTGGAAGGGGCGGGCATCGCGTGCCTGTCGGATTTCATGACCGCGCAGGATCGCGAAAGCGGCCGGCTCACGCAGCTATTCGCGCGACAGACGCTGGACGTGCAGCAGCCGATTCATGCGGTGTACTACCGGAATACCGCGATTTCGTCGCGGATCGCGTCGTTCGTCGACTACCTGATCGAGGCGCTGGGCGGCGGCAGCAGCGGCACCGATACACCGGCGCGGCGCAAGGCCGTGTGGATGGCGCCGCAGTAG